One part of the Augochlora pura isolate Apur16 chromosome 3, APUR_v2.2.1, whole genome shotgun sequence genome encodes these proteins:
- the LOC144478661 gene encoding NADP-dependent malic enzyme isoform X1: MFVLQRSILSTGSRNCAGSWTRVLPSSHPAVKDVPQRDIHEVSGDVVPINMVKGIGHLRDPRLNKGLAFTLQERISLGIHGLQPPRFKTQEEQLALCKASVMKYTEDLNRYLYLVELQERNERLFFRLLSENIEQMMPIVYTPTVGLACQKFGVIYRRPRGLFITIYDKGHIYEILNNWPEQAVRAICVTDGERILGLGDLGACGMGIPVGKLALYTALAGIKPHQCLPITIDVGTNNEQLRNDPHYIGLNKPRSQGGEYDELIDEFMAACVKKYGQNVLIQFEDFGNHNAFRFLDKYRDKYCTFNDDIQGTAAVAVAGILASKRITKKKMSDNRFVFLGAGEAAIGIADLCVKAMEADGCTEQQARDNIWMMDIDGLLVKNRPEGNLEGHKIWYAKDHKVMKTLIDVVKEVKPTVLIGASAAAGAFTPEVLKEMAKNNERPLIFALSNPTSKAECTAQQAYDHTDGRCIFSSGSPFGEVKYNGKIYKPGQGNNAYIFPGIALGVIGTGVHHITEDLFLISAQAVADHVKDEDLAMGSLYPPLSTIRECSIDIAVRIADYAYAKTGLASEYPEPKDKREFIVSKMYDANYDSPLPNLYDWPGDYAKPRVLPEQETVEIRHDLKHL; encoded by the exons ATCGACCGGTAGCAGAAATTGTGCAGGATCATGGACTCGAGTTCTTCCATCCTCGCATCCTGCCGTGAAGGATGTTCCACAAAGGGACATCCACGAGGTATCGGGAGATGTCGTCCCGATAAATATGGTGAAAGGCATTGGTCATCTACGGGATCCACGACTTAATAAG GGTTTGGCATTTACTCTGCAAGAGAGGATATCCTTGGGTATACACGGTCTGCAGCCCCCTAGATTCAAAACTCAGGAGGAACAGCTGGCTCTGTGCAAGGCTTCAGTTATGAAATATACCGAGGATTTAAATCGTTATCTTTACCTCGTGGAACTTCAG GAAAGAAACGAGAGATTATTTTTCCGTCTGCTAAGTGAGAACATCGAGCAAATGATGCCAATTGTTTATACGCCTACCGTGGGATTAGCCTGTCAGAAGTTCGGCGTCATTTATCGCAGACCTCGtggattatttattacgatatACGATAAGGGCCACATTTACGAGATACTGAACAATTG GCCTGAACAAGCGGTTCGTGCTATTTGCGTAACGGATGGGGAAAGAATCCTTGGTCTCGGTGATCTGGGAGCCTGCGGTATGGGAATTCCCGTAGGAAAATTGGCTCTCTACACCGCTCTAGCCGGAATCAAGCCGCATCAGTGTCTGCCAATTACCATCGACGTCGGTACTAACAACGAGCAGCTACGGAACGACCCCCATTACATCGGTCTGAACAAACCGAGAAGTCAGGGCGGGGAATACGATGAGCTGATCGATGAGTTCATGGCTGCATGCGTGAAGAAATACGGTCAGAACGTTCTGATCCAA TTCGAAGATTTCGGCAACCACAACGCCTTCCGCTTCTTAGACAAGTACCGCGACAAGTATTGCACGTTTAACGATGACATACAAGGCACCGCTGCGGTCGCAGTCGCCGGGATTTTAGCCTCGAAGCGAATCACGAAGAAAAAGATGTCTGACAATAGGTTCGTCTTTCTAGGCGCTGGCGAG GCTGCTATTGGTATAGCCGACCTCTGCGTAAAAGCGATGGAAGCGGACGGATGCACGGAACAGCAGGCTCGCGATAACATTTGGATGATGGACATTGATGGCTTGCTCGTTAAAAACCGGCCGGAAGGTAACCTTGAAGGTCACAAGATCTGGTACGCGAAGGATCACAAAGTGATGAAGACGTTGATCGACGTCGTGAAAGAGGTGAAACCGACTGTCCTCATAG GCGCGTCTGCTGCGGCGGGAGCGTTCACTCCTGAGGTGCTGAAGGAGATGGCCAAGAACAATGAGAGACCGTTGATCTTCGCGCTGAGCAATCCGACTAGCAAGGCAGAGTGCACTGCTCAACAAGCATATGATCACACGGAT GGAAGATGCATATTTTCCTCGGGCTCTCCGTTCGGAGAGGTGAAGTATAATGGGAAAATTTACAAACCCGGACAAGGAAACAATGCGTACATATTCCCTGGAATCGCATTGGGTGTTATTGGAACCGGAGTGCATCACATCACCGAAGATTTATTCCTTATTTCAGCTCAAGCGGTGGCTGATCATGTAAAGGATGAAGATCTTGCGATGGGTAGTCTGTACCCACCGTTGAGCACTATTCGCGAATGTTCGATAGATATTGCCGTTAGAATTGCCGATTATGCCTACGCAAAAA ctgGATTGGCGAGCGAGTATCCGGAACCTAAAGACAAACGCGAGTTCATTGTGAGTAAAATGTATGATGCCAATTATGACAGTCCACTGCCAAACCTATACGACTGGCCGGGCGACTATGCTAAGCCTCGTGTTTTACCAGAGCA agaGACTGTAGAAATCCGCCACGATTTAAAACATCTGTAG
- the LOC144478661 gene encoding NADP-dependent malic enzyme isoform X2, which yields MFVLQRSILSTGSRNCAGSWTRVLPSSHPAVKDVPQRDIHEVSGDVVPINMVKGIGHLRDPRLNKGLAFTLQERISLGIHGLQPPRFKTQEEQLALCKASVMKYTEDLNRYLYLVELQERNERLFFRLLSENIEQMMPIVYTPTVGLACQKFGVIYRRPRGLFITIYDKGHIYEILNNWPEQAVRAICVTDGERILGLGDLGACGMGIPVGKLALYTALAGIKPHQCLPITIDVGTNNEQLRNDPHYIGLNKPRSQGGEYDELIDEFMAACVKKYGQNVLIQFEDFGNHNAFRFLDKYRDKYCTFNDDIQGTAAVAVAGILASKRITKKKMSDNRFVFLGAGEAAIGIADLCVKAMEADGCTEQQARDNIWMMDIDGLLVKNRPEGNLEGHKIWYAKDHKVMKTLIDVVKEVKPTVLIGASAAAGAFTPEVLKEMAKNNERPLIFALSNPTSKAECTAQQAYDHTDGRCIFSSGSPFGEVKYNGKIYKPGQGNNAYIFPGIALGVIGTGVHHITEDLFLISAQAVADHVKDEDLAMGSLYPPLSTIRECSIDIAVRIADYAYAKTGLASEYPEPKDKREFIVSKMYDANYDSPLPNLYDWPGDYAKPRVLPEQL from the exons ATCGACCGGTAGCAGAAATTGTGCAGGATCATGGACTCGAGTTCTTCCATCCTCGCATCCTGCCGTGAAGGATGTTCCACAAAGGGACATCCACGAGGTATCGGGAGATGTCGTCCCGATAAATATGGTGAAAGGCATTGGTCATCTACGGGATCCACGACTTAATAAG GGTTTGGCATTTACTCTGCAAGAGAGGATATCCTTGGGTATACACGGTCTGCAGCCCCCTAGATTCAAAACTCAGGAGGAACAGCTGGCTCTGTGCAAGGCTTCAGTTATGAAATATACCGAGGATTTAAATCGTTATCTTTACCTCGTGGAACTTCAG GAAAGAAACGAGAGATTATTTTTCCGTCTGCTAAGTGAGAACATCGAGCAAATGATGCCAATTGTTTATACGCCTACCGTGGGATTAGCCTGTCAGAAGTTCGGCGTCATTTATCGCAGACCTCGtggattatttattacgatatACGATAAGGGCCACATTTACGAGATACTGAACAATTG GCCTGAACAAGCGGTTCGTGCTATTTGCGTAACGGATGGGGAAAGAATCCTTGGTCTCGGTGATCTGGGAGCCTGCGGTATGGGAATTCCCGTAGGAAAATTGGCTCTCTACACCGCTCTAGCCGGAATCAAGCCGCATCAGTGTCTGCCAATTACCATCGACGTCGGTACTAACAACGAGCAGCTACGGAACGACCCCCATTACATCGGTCTGAACAAACCGAGAAGTCAGGGCGGGGAATACGATGAGCTGATCGATGAGTTCATGGCTGCATGCGTGAAGAAATACGGTCAGAACGTTCTGATCCAA TTCGAAGATTTCGGCAACCACAACGCCTTCCGCTTCTTAGACAAGTACCGCGACAAGTATTGCACGTTTAACGATGACATACAAGGCACCGCTGCGGTCGCAGTCGCCGGGATTTTAGCCTCGAAGCGAATCACGAAGAAAAAGATGTCTGACAATAGGTTCGTCTTTCTAGGCGCTGGCGAG GCTGCTATTGGTATAGCCGACCTCTGCGTAAAAGCGATGGAAGCGGACGGATGCACGGAACAGCAGGCTCGCGATAACATTTGGATGATGGACATTGATGGCTTGCTCGTTAAAAACCGGCCGGAAGGTAACCTTGAAGGTCACAAGATCTGGTACGCGAAGGATCACAAAGTGATGAAGACGTTGATCGACGTCGTGAAAGAGGTGAAACCGACTGTCCTCATAG GCGCGTCTGCTGCGGCGGGAGCGTTCACTCCTGAGGTGCTGAAGGAGATGGCCAAGAACAATGAGAGACCGTTGATCTTCGCGCTGAGCAATCCGACTAGCAAGGCAGAGTGCACTGCTCAACAAGCATATGATCACACGGAT GGAAGATGCATATTTTCCTCGGGCTCTCCGTTCGGAGAGGTGAAGTATAATGGGAAAATTTACAAACCCGGACAAGGAAACAATGCGTACATATTCCCTGGAATCGCATTGGGTGTTATTGGAACCGGAGTGCATCACATCACCGAAGATTTATTCCTTATTTCAGCTCAAGCGGTGGCTGATCATGTAAAGGATGAAGATCTTGCGATGGGTAGTCTGTACCCACCGTTGAGCACTATTCGCGAATGTTCGATAGATATTGCCGTTAGAATTGCCGATTATGCCTACGCAAAAA ctgGATTGGCGAGCGAGTATCCGGAACCTAAAGACAAACGCGAGTTCATTGTGAGTAAAATGTATGATGCCAATTATGACAGTCCACTGCCAAACCTATACGACTGGCCGGGCGACTATGCTAAGCCTCGTGTTTTACCAGAGCA ATTATGA
- the LOC144478661 gene encoding NADP-dependent malic enzyme isoform X3, translated as MVKGIGHLRDPRLNKGLAFTLQERISLGIHGLQPPRFKTQEEQLALCKASVMKYTEDLNRYLYLVELQERNERLFFRLLSENIEQMMPIVYTPTVGLACQKFGVIYRRPRGLFITIYDKGHIYEILNNWPEQAVRAICVTDGERILGLGDLGACGMGIPVGKLALYTALAGIKPHQCLPITIDVGTNNEQLRNDPHYIGLNKPRSQGGEYDELIDEFMAACVKKYGQNVLIQFEDFGNHNAFRFLDKYRDKYCTFNDDIQGTAAVAVAGILASKRITKKKMSDNRFVFLGAGEAAIGIADLCVKAMEADGCTEQQARDNIWMMDIDGLLVKNRPEGNLEGHKIWYAKDHKVMKTLIDVVKEVKPTVLIGASAAAGAFTPEVLKEMAKNNERPLIFALSNPTSKAECTAQQAYDHTDGRCIFSSGSPFGEVKYNGKIYKPGQGNNAYIFPGIALGVIGTGVHHITEDLFLISAQAVADHVKDEDLAMGSLYPPLSTIRECSIDIAVRIADYAYAKTGLASEYPEPKDKREFIVSKMYDANYDSPLPNLYDWPGDYAKPRVLPEQETVEIRHDLKHL; from the exons ATGGTGAAAGGCATTGGTCATCTACGGGATCCACGACTTAATAAG GGTTTGGCATTTACTCTGCAAGAGAGGATATCCTTGGGTATACACGGTCTGCAGCCCCCTAGATTCAAAACTCAGGAGGAACAGCTGGCTCTGTGCAAGGCTTCAGTTATGAAATATACCGAGGATTTAAATCGTTATCTTTACCTCGTGGAACTTCAG GAAAGAAACGAGAGATTATTTTTCCGTCTGCTAAGTGAGAACATCGAGCAAATGATGCCAATTGTTTATACGCCTACCGTGGGATTAGCCTGTCAGAAGTTCGGCGTCATTTATCGCAGACCTCGtggattatttattacgatatACGATAAGGGCCACATTTACGAGATACTGAACAATTG GCCTGAACAAGCGGTTCGTGCTATTTGCGTAACGGATGGGGAAAGAATCCTTGGTCTCGGTGATCTGGGAGCCTGCGGTATGGGAATTCCCGTAGGAAAATTGGCTCTCTACACCGCTCTAGCCGGAATCAAGCCGCATCAGTGTCTGCCAATTACCATCGACGTCGGTACTAACAACGAGCAGCTACGGAACGACCCCCATTACATCGGTCTGAACAAACCGAGAAGTCAGGGCGGGGAATACGATGAGCTGATCGATGAGTTCATGGCTGCATGCGTGAAGAAATACGGTCAGAACGTTCTGATCCAA TTCGAAGATTTCGGCAACCACAACGCCTTCCGCTTCTTAGACAAGTACCGCGACAAGTATTGCACGTTTAACGATGACATACAAGGCACCGCTGCGGTCGCAGTCGCCGGGATTTTAGCCTCGAAGCGAATCACGAAGAAAAAGATGTCTGACAATAGGTTCGTCTTTCTAGGCGCTGGCGAG GCTGCTATTGGTATAGCCGACCTCTGCGTAAAAGCGATGGAAGCGGACGGATGCACGGAACAGCAGGCTCGCGATAACATTTGGATGATGGACATTGATGGCTTGCTCGTTAAAAACCGGCCGGAAGGTAACCTTGAAGGTCACAAGATCTGGTACGCGAAGGATCACAAAGTGATGAAGACGTTGATCGACGTCGTGAAAGAGGTGAAACCGACTGTCCTCATAG GCGCGTCTGCTGCGGCGGGAGCGTTCACTCCTGAGGTGCTGAAGGAGATGGCCAAGAACAATGAGAGACCGTTGATCTTCGCGCTGAGCAATCCGACTAGCAAGGCAGAGTGCACTGCTCAACAAGCATATGATCACACGGAT GGAAGATGCATATTTTCCTCGGGCTCTCCGTTCGGAGAGGTGAAGTATAATGGGAAAATTTACAAACCCGGACAAGGAAACAATGCGTACATATTCCCTGGAATCGCATTGGGTGTTATTGGAACCGGAGTGCATCACATCACCGAAGATTTATTCCTTATTTCAGCTCAAGCGGTGGCTGATCATGTAAAGGATGAAGATCTTGCGATGGGTAGTCTGTACCCACCGTTGAGCACTATTCGCGAATGTTCGATAGATATTGCCGTTAGAATTGCCGATTATGCCTACGCAAAAA ctgGATTGGCGAGCGAGTATCCGGAACCTAAAGACAAACGCGAGTTCATTGTGAGTAAAATGTATGATGCCAATTATGACAGTCCACTGCCAAACCTATACGACTGGCCGGGCGACTATGCTAAGCCTCGTGTTTTACCAGAGCA agaGACTGTAGAAATCCGCCACGATTTAAAACATCTGTAG
- the LOC144478662 gene encoding RWD domain-containing protein 1, with amino-acid sequence MDYEEEQHNEIEALESIYCGELEILAVEPFYTFAIPIKTGEYEPDTANGLSCRLEFTYTSNYPDEPLLVSIEEQENFEEGSDKLLKDHLIEQMNENLGMVMVFTLVSAAQEWLNCQWDKIKLNREESAALKLKEEEEAERKKFEGTRVTVETFLSWKEKFDLEMGYTKRREMAEREGKKLTGKELFMTDKTLDQSDLKFLDDGDAVKVDESLFQNLDDLEWKDDEDDDEDEDPDYEPTDCSWKRLCL; translated from the exons atggATTACGAAGAAGAACAACATAATGAGATCGAAGCTTTAGAATCGATCTATTGTGGAGAATTGGAAA TATTAGCCGTGGAACCATTTTACACATTTGCTATACCAATTAAGACAGGGGAATATGAACCGGATACTGCAAATGGTCTTAGTTGTCGTTTAGAATTTACATATACCTCAAATTATCCTGACGAACCACTCCTTGTGTCCATAGAGGAACAGGAGAATTTTGAAGAAGGTagcgataaattgttaaaggaCCATTTGATAGAGCAAATGAACGAGAACTTGGGAATGGTTATGGTATTTACATTAGTTAGCGCTGCTCAGGAATGGCTGAATTGTCAGTgggataaaattaaattgaacagAGAAGAATCCGCAGCACTAAAACTcaaagaggaggaagaagctGAAAGG AAAAAGTTTGAGGGTACTAGGGTCACtgtagaaacatttttaagttGGAAAGAAAAGTTTGATCTAGAAATGGGATACACGAAACGCAGAGAAATGGCTGAGCGCGAAGGAAAGAAGTTGACTGGCAAAGAGTTATTCATGACCGATAAAACACTGGATCAGTCTGATCTTAAATTCCTTGATGATG ggGATGCCGTTAAGGTTGATGAGAGTCTGTTTCAAAATTTGGATGATCTGGAATGGaaagacgacgaagacgatGACGAAGACGAAGATCCTGATTATGAACCAACAGATTGTTCGTGGAAGAGATTATGCTTATAA